Part of the Pseudoliparis swirei isolate HS2019 ecotype Mariana Trench chromosome 18, NWPU_hadal_v1, whole genome shotgun sequence genome is shown below.
gtatctttatgtgtctttatgtatctttatgtgtctttatttatctttatgtatctttatgtgtctttatgtatctttatgtgtctttatttatctttatgtatctttatgtgtctttatttatctttatgtgtctttatgtgtctttatgtatctttatgtatctttatgtatctttatgtatctttatgtatctttatgtgtctttatctttatgtgtctttatgtatctttatgtatctttatttatctttatgtatctttatgtgtctttatctttatatgtctttatgtgtctttatttatctttatgtatctttatttatctttatgtatctttgtatctttatgtgtctttatctttatttatctttatgtatctttgtatctttatgtgtctttatgtatctttatgtatctttatatgtctttatttatctttatgtatctttatttatctttatgtatctttgtatctttatgtgtctttatgtatctttatttatctttatgtatctttgtatctttatgtgtctttatgtatctttatatgtctttatgtgtctttatgtgtcttccACACCTGACTGaactcttcctgtttccccgTGTCCTCCAGGGAGAAGAAGGTGGTGGACTTGTGCAAATCTCAACAGAAGGACTACAACACGTTTGCGGACGAGCTGGCGGACTACATCCAGGTCCAGAAGGCCCGCGGCATCACGCCCAAGGCCGGGCAAGCACTCCCTCAACGAGAGGgcgagggagacgaggaggaagaggaggcgttcGACGGGGGGGATGTCGTTGAACCCGACCTCCCGCCCACCGCTCACCCTCCTCATCACTCGCGCCCCCCCGGCTGTTACTACCCGGCGGCTGCGGGGTGGCGTCCTCCTCATCTGGGCCCGCCGTGGCCTTCACACCCCTTGGATTAcagctgccctcctcctcctcctctcccccccggCGGAGGCCCTCCCCCGTTCACAGATAGAAAGAGGCGCAGAAAGCGGTCGAGTACTTCTTCatcgtctccctcctcctcctcctccttcagcagCAGCGACAGCGACGGCAGCGACTACAGGCgccgagggaagaggaggatccGGAGGTCCAGGAGGGAGGCAGACAGGAagccgagggaggaggaggaggaggaggagaagaggaggaagagacggaggagggaaagagacgaCGACGActcggaggagaggagacgagaggaatcCGGAGGGTCCGAGAAGGAGGGCGGGAGAAAAAGGCAGAAGAACCCCGGAAGGCAGAGGAGACGGGAGAATAAATATCGGGAGGAGGACTGtgaggtggaaggaggaggggaggaggaggaggaggaggaggaggagcgagggatGGACAGATTAGAGGCGGAGGACACGCTGGACAGTAGGAAAGAGACTGAAGAGCATATTGAGGCCGAAATGGATGTTGAacatggggagggggggcaggggggggccAGACCCAAAGacaggaaagagaagaagaagacaaaagagaGAGCAGACACTCGGACGGAGGACGAGAAGCTGTGGGACGACTCCATTCTGGGCTGCTgaacccaaacgccgacattgaCGTTACATTGTGAGCATGGCCGTCACGACATCATAAAGTATTTTAGAATATTTGTTAATAGCCGTTAACGAAGCACCTTTTTACTCTCCGACGTGCTCACAGGTGAGCTCGCTGGCTAGCCGTGTGCTGATTGGTTCTCACACATGTCCACAGCTATAATAGCTTTATTTTTCACTAAGACACTTTTCACTTCATTCAGTATCACTTTATTCAGTGTTGGTTATAATATTTAAGATATCTTTCATTTTGTTTGCGTGTCATTGTAAATGATCATTAAGTCCACTTTGAGTTATTCATGCATGTGTCTGCATCTGCGCTGCTCGTAGCAGTCTGTGGGGGGCGCTGGTGAGCTTCGGTAAAGCAAATAAAAGCGCAAAGAAACTTTAATTAAGTGTGGCTTCATTTCCTCTGAAGCTGTGTGCTTCTacagcagtggtcgccaacccgtcgatcgcgatcgaccggtcgatctcggagacgttccctgtcgatctccaaaataaaatgaaaataaattcagaaacacattgttccttgttttcgaacattttctgaggtgtcttctgaaatgttttctttctgactggaagattgaggtcagatagcatctccgcctgattcatgaacgcctgtaaacgggttcgcttacacagccgtgttgtcagctgtgcgccccgaaagaggaacgtaccactacaggtgaggcgcaggggaaatgcagaaagacctttattgataacttcacatattacacaagctcaaagtacaccgacataaaactaagtcatcaataaatacatgttgaaatgcc
Proteins encoded:
- the zmat1 gene encoding zinc finger matrin-type protein 1 codes for the protein MADISACTPLLAESDTQNNTTSTPNAASVTDADKVINIQIDSTQVEGARRPERLLQGLLTDDYCHVCEAVLLFESQRLSHYEGKKHAHKLKAYLQAMRAEDGDRGAAGPQRAMATDADHFCELCNMVFSSHVVAKFHYGGKVHAKHLRRRGLAPPEARSPRPDGGDLKAAPRGDGEHPQDPTGTAAEADPEDPKKRCALCAASFNNPLMASQHYNGRKHQRNQARRDLLKELGDDARQANSLMCQMCSLQFSSVEMYQSHMQGNKHQNREKKVVDLCKSQQKDYNTFADELADYIQVQKARGITPKAGQALPQREGEGDEEEEEAFDGGDVVEPDLPPTAHPPHHSRPPGCYYPAAAGWRPPHLGPPWPSHPLDYSCPPPPPLPPGGGPPPFTDRKRRRKRSSTSSSSPSSSSSFSSSDSDGSDYRRRGKRRIRRSRREADRKPREEEEEEEKRRKRRRRERDDDDSEERRREESGGSEKEGGRKRQKNPGRQRRRENKYREEDCEVEGGGEEEEEEEEERGMDRLEAEDTLDSRKETEEHIEAEMDVEHGEGGQGGARPKDRKEKKKTKERADTRTEDEKLWDDSILGC